A part of Candidatus Hydrogenedentota bacterium genomic DNA contains:
- a CDS encoding FAD-dependent oxidoreductase has product MRVSLVFLCMAAPALSAAGQTVFVEAESFAELGGWVVDQQAMDQMGSPYVLAHGMGAPVEDSATTVTFPEPGLYRVWVRTRDWVAPFGASGSPGRFQVLANGTPLETLFGTEGAAWHWQDGGSVEIGDTSVRLALHDLTGFEGRCDALLFTKDMGLSPPDDGDALLTFRRELLGLTGAPEDAGSFDFVVVGGGIAGTCAAVSAARLGLEVALVQDRPVLGGNNSSEVRVHLQGKTNLPPYPALGNLVRELDSGMQGNAQPPENYNDAKKLAVAGAEENLALFLNMHAYKTEMDGGRIAAVLATDTRTGKDWRFPARWFADCTGDGTVGFLAGADYRMGRESRAETGEELAPEEPDTMTMGSSVQWYSVESEGPSPFPDCPWAEPFTEETAQKVMVGKWDWETGMNRNQVTEIEYIRDHALRVIYGNWAFLKNQSADKADYASRKLGWVAYVAGKRESRRLLGDVVLQQQDIDFRREFEDASVTTTWTIDLHYPEPTNSEQFPGREFRSIAKQKEIVPYPIPYRCLYSRNIENLFMAGRDISVTHVALGTVRVMRTGGMMGEVVGMAASLCKKHDTAPRGVYSYHLEELQALMQAGIGEPPREAALEPPAWRETAGPNLARTAAVEVSSVLEPIQYPPSHINDGVINLDDSNSRWCSAREGMPHTVDFRWDTPQTISAARIVTGWRTGPFEIEGQAQAFALQVFENGAWRDIPGTAETNNTQHDWHARFDPVTADRLRLEIRAAPGNVARLFEVELFNPPDG; this is encoded by the coding sequence GTGCGAGTTTCTTTGGTGTTTTTATGTATGGCGGCGCCGGCATTGTCCGCGGCGGGGCAGACGGTGTTCGTCGAGGCGGAGAGTTTCGCGGAATTGGGGGGCTGGGTGGTCGATCAGCAGGCCATGGACCAGATGGGGTCGCCCTATGTACTGGCGCACGGGATGGGTGCGCCGGTCGAGGACAGCGCAACGACAGTTACTTTCCCGGAACCGGGCTTGTACCGCGTGTGGGTGCGGACGCGGGACTGGGTGGCGCCGTTCGGGGCATCGGGGTCGCCCGGCCGGTTTCAGGTATTGGCCAATGGCACGCCGTTGGAGACCTTGTTCGGCACGGAGGGCGCGGCATGGCATTGGCAGGACGGAGGAAGCGTCGAGATTGGGGACACCAGCGTGCGGCTGGCCCTTCACGACCTCACCGGTTTCGAGGGCCGCTGCGACGCGCTCCTGTTCACCAAGGACATGGGCCTGTCTCCGCCCGACGACGGCGACGCTCTGTTGACGTTCCGCCGTGAGCTGCTGGGATTGACCGGCGCCCCGGAGGATGCGGGGTCCTTCGATTTTGTCGTGGTTGGAGGAGGCATTGCGGGGACGTGCGCCGCGGTTTCGGCGGCGCGGCTGGGGCTGGAAGTGGCGCTGGTGCAGGACCGGCCGGTGCTGGGCGGCAACAACAGTTCCGAGGTTCGGGTGCATCTGCAGGGCAAGACGAATCTGCCTCCGTACCCGGCGCTGGGCAATCTGGTGCGGGAACTGGATTCGGGGATGCAGGGCAACGCGCAGCCTCCCGAGAACTACAACGACGCCAAGAAACTCGCGGTTGCGGGCGCGGAAGAGAATCTCGCGCTGTTTCTCAACATGCACGCGTACAAGACGGAGATGGACGGCGGCCGCATCGCCGCCGTGCTCGCAACAGATACGCGCACAGGGAAGGACTGGCGGTTTCCTGCGCGGTGGTTCGCCGATTGCACGGGGGACGGCACGGTGGGTTTTCTCGCGGGTGCGGATTACCGCATGGGCCGCGAGAGCCGCGCTGAAACCGGGGAGGAGCTTGCCCCGGAAGAGCCCGACACTATGACGATGGGGTCTTCGGTGCAGTGGTATTCGGTTGAATCGGAGGGGCCGTCGCCGTTCCCAGATTGCCCGTGGGCGGAACCGTTCACCGAGGAAACGGCGCAGAAAGTCATGGTGGGCAAGTGGGACTGGGAAACGGGGATGAACCGGAACCAGGTGACCGAGATCGAGTACATCCGCGACCATGCCCTGCGGGTGATCTACGGGAATTGGGCGTTTCTCAAGAACCAGAGCGCGGACAAGGCGGATTACGCCAGCCGCAAGCTCGGATGGGTGGCATATGTGGCGGGAAAACGCGAGTCGCGGCGCCTGTTGGGCGACGTCGTCCTTCAACAACAGGACATTGATTTCCGGCGCGAGTTTGAAGATGCCAGCGTGACGACTACGTGGACCATCGACCTGCATTATCCCGAGCCGACGAACAGCGAGCAGTTTCCGGGGCGCGAGTTTCGCTCGATCGCGAAACAAAAGGAGATCGTGCCTTATCCGATCCCGTACCGGTGCCTGTATTCGCGCAACATCGAGAACCTGTTCATGGCGGGCCGCGACATTTCCGTGACTCACGTGGCATTGGGCACGGTCCGAGTGATGCGCACGGGCGGCATGATGGGCGAAGTGGTCGGCATGGCGGCGTCGCTGTGCAAGAAGCATGACACCGCACCCCGGGGCGTCTATTCGTACCATCTTGAGGAACTGCAGGCGCTCATGCAGGCGGGGATCGGTGAGCCGCCGCGGGAGGCGGCGCTCGAACCGCCTGCGTGGCGCGAGACGGCCGGACCCAATCTCGCCCGAACCGCCGCCGTCGAGGTGTCGAGCGTGCTCGAGCCCATCCAGTATCCGCCTTCGCATATCAATGACGGGGTCATCAATCTTGACGACAGCAACAGCCGGTGGTGCAGCGCGCGGGAGGGGATGCCGCATACAGTCGATTTTCGATGGGATACGCCGCAAACCATCAGCGCGGCGCGCATTGTGACGGGGTGGCGCACCGGGCCTTTCGAAATCGAGGGGCAAGCACAAGCCTTTGCCCTGCAAGTGTTCGAAAACGGGGCGTGGCGCGACATTCCGGGCACGGCGGAAACAAATAACACCCAGCACGACTGGCATGCGCGGTTCGACCCGGTCACGGCAGACCGGCTGCGGCTTGAGATCCGGGCAGCACCCGGCAATGTAGCGCGGCTGTTCGAGGTGGAGCTGTTTAACCCGCCTGACGGCTGA
- a CDS encoding uroporphyrinogen decarboxylase family protein, which translates to MTHRERVLTAFHHREPDRVPLDYMANAEIHAALHAHFGLAEDESCALSERLGVDFRGVYVGYTGQPLHEAPPGYQVDERGARMRWVEHAAGGYWDFCDFPLAGTITVDQAKAWPFPHPDDYDYGTLPSRCEAVQGYAIVLGGAGVGCILNNLGSIRGMDGVLCDVLTEEPAGMMLIDRFNELQLEVARRALSAAGKLADVFCVGEDLGTQRGPIVNPETFRRIIKPRMQRFIDEAKKYGLLVMMHSCGSSSWAFDELAGMGVDIIDTLQPEAAGMGPAYLKRVFGKKLSFHGAISTTGALSFGGVQDVRDEVRRVLDVMMPGGGYALAPSHAIQSNSPVENVLALYETAREYGVY; encoded by the coding sequence ATGACGCATCGAGAGCGCGTGTTGACGGCTTTTCATCATCGGGAACCCGACCGGGTTCCGCTGGACTATATGGCGAACGCGGAGATCCACGCGGCGCTTCACGCGCACTTTGGTCTCGCGGAGGATGAGTCGTGCGCGCTGTCGGAGCGGCTCGGGGTGGATTTTCGGGGGGTGTATGTCGGGTACACGGGTCAACCCCTGCACGAGGCGCCGCCCGGGTACCAGGTGGATGAACGCGGCGCGCGCATGCGATGGGTCGAGCACGCGGCCGGCGGATACTGGGACTTCTGCGACTTCCCCCTGGCGGGGACGATCACGGTGGACCAGGCCAAGGCCTGGCCCTTTCCCCATCCCGACGACTACGACTACGGCACGTTGCCGTCACGATGCGAAGCGGTCCAAGGCTATGCGATTGTGCTTGGTGGCGCGGGGGTCGGCTGCATACTCAACAACCTCGGGTCCATTCGCGGGATGGACGGCGTGCTGTGCGACGTTCTGACGGAAGAGCCGGCGGGCATGATGCTCATTGACCGGTTCAATGAACTCCAGCTCGAGGTCGCTCGAAGGGCCTTGTCGGCCGCGGGGAAATTGGCCGACGTGTTCTGTGTCGGCGAGGATTTGGGTACCCAGCGGGGGCCCATTGTCAACCCCGAGACCTTTCGGCGCATCATCAAACCCCGCATGCAGCGCTTCATCGACGAGGCGAAGAAATACGGCCTGCTCGTAATGATGCATTCGTGCGGTTCGAGCAGTTGGGCGTTTGACGAGCTTGCCGGCATGGGAGTCGACATCATAGACACGCTCCAGCCGGAAGCCGCCGGGATGGGTCCGGCCTATCTCAAGAGGGTGTTCGGGAAGAAGCTCTCCTTTCACGGCGCCATATCGACGACGGGGGCGTTATCGTTTGGCGGGGTTCAAGACGTTCGGGACGAGGTCAGGCGGGTCCTGGACGTCATGATGCCGGGCGGCGGGTATGCTCTTGCGCCATCCCACGCGATTCAGTCCAATTCACCGGTCGAGAACGTGTTGGCTCTGTACGAAACAGCGCGCGAATACGGGGTGTATTGA
- the ftsY gene encoding signal recognition particle-docking protein FtsY → MTEEKRGFFGRLRERLSKTRSAVADGIKRVFTAHGSIDESFFEELEEVLIEADFGVDTAMGIVEDMREKAHDKNVENAQELLAVLKEDLVALLTPGNHVLTWDGGDGPHVTLIAGVNGSGKTTTAGKLASHLKSQGKTVLLGAADTFRAAAVEQLTIWSERTGTPIIKHQDGADPAAVAYDAADAAQARSIDCLLIDTAGRLHTKVNLMEELRKIQRVIGRRIPGAPHEVLLVLDATTGQNGLQQARIFTEALHVTGLVLTKLDGTAKGGIVVPIQKELGVPIKLIGVGEGVDDLQPFNARDFVEALFS, encoded by the coding sequence ATGACCGAAGAGAAACGCGGATTTTTCGGGCGCTTGCGCGAGCGGTTGAGCAAGACGCGCAGCGCCGTCGCCGATGGCATCAAACGGGTCTTTACGGCCCATGGCAGTATCGATGAATCCTTTTTCGAGGAACTCGAGGAAGTCCTTATCGAAGCCGACTTCGGTGTGGACACCGCCATGGGAATCGTCGAGGACATGCGGGAAAAGGCCCACGACAAGAACGTCGAAAACGCGCAGGAACTCCTCGCCGTGCTCAAGGAAGATCTCGTCGCGTTGCTGACACCCGGCAACCATGTCCTTACATGGGACGGCGGGGACGGCCCCCACGTCACACTGATCGCCGGCGTCAACGGCTCGGGCAAGACCACAACCGCCGGAAAACTGGCGTCCCATCTCAAGAGCCAGGGAAAAACCGTGTTGCTCGGGGCCGCGGACACGTTTCGCGCCGCCGCCGTCGAACAACTCACGATCTGGAGCGAGCGCACCGGCACGCCTATCATCAAACATCAGGACGGCGCGGACCCCGCCGCGGTGGCCTACGACGCGGCGGACGCGGCACAGGCCCGCAGCATCGACTGTCTTCTGATCGACACGGCCGGACGTCTCCACACCAAAGTTAATCTCATGGAAGAACTGCGGAAAATCCAGCGAGTCATCGGTAGGCGCATACCGGGCGCCCCCCACGAGGTCCTGCTGGTCCTCGATGCCACCACGGGGCAAAACGGCCTCCAACAAGCGCGCATTTTTACCGAGGCATTGCATGTGACCGGGCTCGTCCTGACCAAACTCGACGGCACCGCAAAGGGCGGTATCGTCGTCCCCATCCAAAAAGAATTAGGCGTGCCAATCAAATTGATCGGCGTGGGAGAAGGTGTTGACGACCTCCAGCCCTTCAACGCCCGCGACTTCGTAGAGGCTCTGTTCTCCTGA